The Candidatus Eisenbacteria bacterium genome includes the window TGGCCGATCTCGTAGATCGTGACGATGTTGGGATGGTTGAGCGAGGACGCGGACTTGGCCTCGCGCACGAAGCGCCGGACGCGCTCCTCGCTGCGCACGAGCTCGGGGGGAAGGATCTTGAGCGCGACGCTCCGCTCGAGCGTCTGGTCCTCCGCCAAATAGACCTCGCCCATCCCGCCCGCGCCGAGCGGGCCGATGATCCGATAGTGGCCGACCTGGTCCTGGGGTTGGAGCGCGCGGGCGGTGATCATGGCCGGGGATAGTACCCTATCGGGGCGGGACGCGCTCCGGGGCCGGAGCCCTGTCGCCCTCCTCGTTCATCGTGTTCCTGGCGATCCAGCTTCCGGGAAGGAGGGGCAGATACAGCGTGAACCCGCGAAAGAGGATCACGGCCGCGATCGCCGCCTCGAGCGGCGTCCCCAGATAGCGCAGCGTCCCCACGGTTCCCGCCTCGAACGTGCCGATCCCGGCGGGAAGGAGGGTCACGGTACCGGCCATGGTGCCGAGGACGAATGCCGAGAAGGCGGCCGGATAGTTCATCGCCTGGCCCAGAGAACCGACCAGGAGCATCAGCGTCATCGCGTCGAGCGCGATCACCGCGAGCTGGAAGAGCGCCGCCTCTCCGAGAAGTAGCCGGTGGCGAAGCGGCTCGTTGGGCGCCTCGCGGAACCACTTCAGCGCCTCCTCGACACCGGGCACCTTCGAGAGCCATCGGGGGAGCCGCCGGGGCGGGTGGTGATAAGCCCAGAGGATCAGCGTGGGCATCCCGACCGCGTAGATCGCGAAGAGGCTCACCACGACCGTGATCGCGGGGTGGAATCCGCGCCGCTCCCAGAGGATCGCGACCGCGACCAGGGCCGCGGTGGCCGAGGCGGCGTAGTATGCGAGCGTGTTCACGACCAACGCTGCCGTCGCGTCTCCACGCGAGAGCCCCCGGTTCCGGAGCGCCCTGCCCGCGACGAGCGTGCCTCCGACTCCCGAAGCGGGAGTGACCTGATCCGTGAACAGCTTGGCGAGGATGACCGGGACCAGGGGCGGGACCGGAACCGGAAAGCCCGCCGCCGTCATCGAACGTTGCAGCGCCCCCGCCGCGACGAAGTACTTGAGCCCCTGCAATCCGAGCGCGGCGAGGAGCCAGGCCGGCCGCGCGCGCTCGAGGAGCTCGGGGAAGCGGCTCCACTCGACGAAGCGCGAGGCGAGGAACCCCATGAGGAGGAGCACGAGGATGGCGGGAAGCCATCGAAGGAGCGAGGAACGCGGCTTCGGCATGTTCGTTGATGCTACTCCGTCGGTGTTCCGGAGGTGCGCGGTTTGACACCCGCCGCTCCCGCTGGGAGAATCGCCCCGTGCCCGACCGCGCAGCGTCCGACCGCCCCGTGCCCGACCGTCCCATGATCCGCCTGTTCGGAGCCCGCCAGAACAACCTCCAGAACATCGACGTCGAGATTCCGAAGGCGTCGCTCGCGGTCGTGACGGGGGTGAGCGGCTCCGGGAAGTCCTCGCTCGCGTTCGACACGCTCTACGCCGAGGGCCAGCGCCGCTACGTCGAGTGCGTCTCCACGTACGCGAAGCAGTTCCTCGACCGCCTGCCGCGCCCCGACTACGACCGCGTGGAGGGCCTCGCCCCCGCGGTCGCGATCCGTCAGGGCGCCGCGGCACAGACGGGCCGCTCCACCGTGGGCACGATCACCGAGCTCGCGGATTACCTGAGGCTCCTCATGGCCCGCGTCGGGGAGACCTGGTGCGCGAAGTGCGGCGCGCCCGTCCCGCGGCACAGCGTCGATTCCGTGCTCGAGACGATCCTTGGCGACGGGGGCGAGACGGTCACGATCTCCACGATCGTCGCGGCCTCCGAAGGCTCGGGCGCGGGCGGCTCGGGTACCGGCGGCTCGAGCGCCGCGGGAAAGCCCGACGAGGTCTGGTCCCGCGCGTTGAGCCGCGGCTTCACGCGCGCGCGCGGCCGCGGCGAGACCGAGTGGTCCCGCCTCGACGAGCCACGGCCCGCGTCGGTGAAGGCGCCGGTCGAGGTCTTCATCGACCGGCTCCCCGCGACCGCCGAGAACCGCATGCGGCTCCGCGAAGCGCTCGAGCTCGCGTGGCGCGAGGGGACGGGGAGCGTCGAGGTGGAGCGCGCGTCGGGAGAGCGGCTCTCCTTCTTCGACGGCAGGACCTGCGCCCGGTGCGGCCGCGTGTTCCCCGAGCCCCGCCCGCAGCTCTTCTCGTTCAACAGTCCGTACGGCGCCTGCGCCGAGTGCCATGGCTTCGGGAACATCCTCACCTTCACCGTCGACCGAGTGGTCCCGGATCCCGAGAAGTCGGTCCTGAACGGCGCGCTCGACCCGTGGGCGAACTCCTGGCGGGCCCACTTCCTGCCGAAGATCAAGACCGTGGCGGCCGAGCACGGGATCCCGCTCGGCGTGCCGTTCCGCACGCTCTCGAAGGAGCACCAGAAGATCCTCCTCCACGGCGCGCCGGGATTCCGGGGCGTCTTCCCGTTTCTCGAGCGCCTGAAGGAGAAGGCCTACAAGTCGAGCAACCGGTTCCTGGTGAAGCGCTACCAGGAGGCCGTCGGATGCCATGCGT containing:
- a CDS encoding lysylphosphatidylglycerol synthase transmembrane domain-containing protein; this translates as MPKPRSSLLRWLPAILVLLLMGFLASRFVEWSRFPELLERARPAWLLAALGLQGLKYFVAAGALQRSMTAAGFPVPVPPLVPVILAKLFTDQVTPASGVGGTLVAGRALRNRGLSRGDATAALVVNTLAYYAASATAALVAVAILWERRGFHPAITVVVSLFAIYAVGMPTLILWAYHHPPRRLPRWLSKVPGVEEALKWFREAPNEPLRHRLLLGEAALFQLAVIALDAMTLMLLVGSLGQAMNYPAAFSAFVLGTMAGTVTLLPAGIGTFEAGTVGTLRYLGTPLEAAIAAVILFRGFTLYLPLLPGSWIARNTMNEEGDRAPAPERVPPR